From Pagrus major chromosome 9, Pma_NU_1.0, the proteins below share one genomic window:
- the umps gene encoding uridine 5'-monophosphate synthase, translated as MDNDSIDSLILKLHDVNAVKFGEYKLKSGMMTPIYIDLRVLVSYPALMNQVSSLIYERVQEEGLQFDSVCGVPYTALPLATIICSRHELPMLIRRKEAKDYGTKRLVEGSFREGDTCLIIEDTVTSGSSILETAEVLYKGGLKVTDAIVLMDREQGGVEMLASQGIKLHPIISMFKLLNVLLAAERIDAQTAQSVRKFILENNTFSPKEENGNGVSAAKKPCVEQSVDLSYAERAKLPNVHPLASKLLKIMEEKQSNLCVSADVTSSEELLQLADSLGPSICVLKTHVDILKDYTAAFSQKLQALAEKHNFLIFEDRKFADIGNTVKHQYEGGLYQISSWSHIVNAHAVPGPGVVKGLSAVGKPLGRGCLLIAQMSSQGSLATGEYTKAVLQMAEEQPDFVFGFICGSKVSKKPEFIHMTPGVQMQAGGDVLGQQYSTPEEVLCDKGSDVIIVGRGILEAPDRLEAAESYRKAGWEAYTKRLGSGDQ; from the exons ATGGACAACGACTCCATTGACAGTTTGATCCTGAAGCTCCACGATGTGAACGCGGTGAAGTTCGGGGAGTACAAGCTGAAGAGCGGCATGATGACACCCATCTACATCGACCTGAGGGTGCTCGTGTCCTACCCAGCACTCATGAACCAG GTGTCAAGTCTCATCTACGAGCGAGTGCAGGAAGAGGGGCTACAGTTTGACTCGGTGTGCGGGGTCCCGTACACGGCCCTGCCTTTGGCCACCATCATCTGTTCTAGACACGAGCTGCCCATGCTCATCAGGCGGAAGGAGGCCAAGGACTATG GAACCAAGCGTCTGGTGGAGGGCTCCTTCCGTGAGGGGGACACATGTCTGATCATTGAGGACACGGTGACCAGTGGCAGCAGCATCCTGGAGACTGCTGAAGTGCTCTACAAGGGAGGACTGAAG GTGACAGATGCCATCGTTCTAATGGACCGAGAGCAAGGCGGCGTAGAGATGTTGGCCTCTCAGGGAATCAAGCTCCATCCCATCATCTCCATGTTCAAGCTGCTCAACGTGCTGCTGGCAGCCGAACGCATCGACGCCCAAACCGCCCAGAGCGTCCGCAAGTTCATCCTGGAAAACAACACTTTCAG CCCAAAGGAGGAGAACGGCAACGGTGTGTCTGCCGCCAAGAAGCCGTGTGTGGAACAGAGCGTGGACCTGAGCTATGCAGAGAGAGCCAAACTACCAA ACGTTCACCCTCTGGCATCAAAGCTGCTGAAGATCATGGAGGAGAAGCAGTCgaacctgtgtgtgtctgctgacgTGACGAGCAGCGAGGAGCTCCTCCAGCTGGCCGACTCTCTGGGCCCGAGCATCTGCGTGCTGAAGACACACGTAGACATCCTGAAG GACTACACAGCAGCCTTCAGCCAGAAACTGCAGGCGCTGGCTGAGAAGCACAACTTCCTCATCTTTGAAGATCGCAAGTTTGCTGACATTGGCAACACAGTGAAGCATCAGTATGAAG GTGGTTTGTACCAGATCTCATCCTGGTCCCACATAGTGAATGCCCATGCGGTGCCGGGGCCCGGGGTCGTGAAGGGTCTGAGCGCCGTAGGAAAGCCTCTGGGCCGAGGCTGTCTGCTCATAGCACAGATGAGCTCCCAGGGCTCTCTGGCTACTGGTGAATACACAAAGGCTGTG CTGCAGATGGCAGAGGAGCAGCCAGACTTCGTGTTCGGGTTCATCTGTGGCTCTAAAGTCAGCAAGAAGCCAGAGTTCATCCACATGACCCCCGGGGTGCAGATGCAGGCTGGAG GTGATGTGTTGGGCCAGCAGTACTCCACTCCGGAGGAAGTCCTCTGCGACAAAGGCTCTGACGTC
- the LOC141002115 gene encoding fibronectin-like encodes MTGSTIARVLVALCIGSAVNCMPRVTNRDRRQSQQHHVSSVSQDGCLENGHYYAVNDQWERPYLGSILVCTCNGVGGIKCKSKPEAEERCFDKINQQSYTVGETYERPKDNMIWDCTCIGSGRGKISCTIANRCHEGGASYKIGDTWRRPHETGGYMLECVCLGNGKGEWTCKPVAERCYDNTAGTSYVVGETWEKPYQGWMVVDCTCMGEGSGRITCTSRNRCNDQDTLSSYRIGDTWTKTDAQGHMLQCLCTGNGRGEWKCERHASLHTTGLGTGSRVITNIQPAVYQPATVPELPQEGPCRTDTGLSYFIGQRWIKNQGTKQMICTCLGNGVSCEQWDGPAPVYGGNSGGQPCVFPFVYKGKTYHSCISDGRSDGQLWCSTSSDFETDQKYSFCTEKNVMVATRGGNSKGALCQFPFLYNGRNYTDCTAEGRRDGMKWCGTTTNYDDEQRFGFCPMAAHEEVCTTNDGVMYRVGDQWDKRHDVLGHMMRCTCVGNGRGEWSCVAYSQLKDQCIVDGLTYEVNQTFTKQHEEGYTMNCTCFGQGRGRWKCDAIDQCQEPETRAFYQIGESWDKVIHGIMYKCYCYGNGIGELSCEPQQSYPGGNRPVQVIITETGNQPNSHPIQWNAPQSAHITRYILKWRVKNTQNPWREVLIPGHLNSYTISGLKPGITYEGQLISVLRFGRQELTRFDFTTNYGSLATSQGETTQPPPVVDISESVTEITSSSFVISWVSASDTVSGFRVEYELNEQGQGTGQPMVLDLPRTTTSVNIAELLPGRKYTVNVYEVTDTGEDNLILTTSQTTAPDAPVEHEVEDVGDSSIVISWDKPLAPITGYRVVYTPSVEGESTELNLPDTATSVTLSDLRPGRMYNISIYAVEDSLESEPIFLQVNTSGDPLPDEVSSPTDLQFFEISDKKIVLTWSGPAGDISGYRVTAVPVDESGTPQREMTLPVIENSYIEVSHLEPGTLYRFNIYSIHNGEESLPLIGEQTTKPDAPTDIHFTNVTEDSAVMMWFAPRAKITGYRLFLTLEGSTPKQLRLPSRLTQYTLLNLKPYTEYTATLHAEQDNTLSEGETAVFTTTPPMGNAPHFSTDVTDTSIVISWTPVPHIGYKLTVRPSQGGEAPRDVTSDSGSIYVSGLTPGVEYTYSVQPVIDGHEQGTPVTRRVVTPLSPPTDLNLESNPGTGELVVQWNGASTPDITGYKVTCTPTNGQEGNSVEEFVEVGQNSCTLENLSPGVEYNISVVTVKDDMESTPISTTITPDVPKLTDLSFQDVSDTTISLSWSPLNTTAITGYRITVVAAGESVPIFEDMVLPTTGQYTVYGLEPGIGYDISVTTITENGESEPTTVTQQTSVPAPTDLAFGQVGTDSLEVTWVSPRVPNSADINNFLVRYHPIDDEDDITETSVDDGSNRVVLRNLLPHTEYLVSVVCVYEQRESSPLVGTKKTALDSPVGLRFSEIFTNSFTIHWLAPQSKITGYRIRYQMASGGRAKDERLPPSRNHFTLTGLTADTEYLVNIFAVSRTEESQPLSGKQKTISDAPTDLEVLDSTPTSITVRWDSPPVTVRYYRITHGETGGHSNPKEFTVPGSQSTATIKNLKPGTDYIITVYAVTGRGDSPASSTPIYVTHKTSVDSPSDMEVMDVKDNSVTVRWSPAQGPIKGYRVTGVPRNGQGPSFTEVVAPDQTEITFSGLMPTAEYVLSVYALGQDGESSPMVVNALTNIDHPKDLTFSDIDSTSLRITWDSPEGIVSSYRVLYSSSEEGERELLPAPRGDAESTIIYGLQPGTEYTVKVIALHDGTSSTPLVGTQATAISPPTNLQFSQVTPTSFIMRWSGPGQDNRLTGLKGLTGYRVVVNPKNKSGPTKEMNLAPDASQAHISGLMVATTYEVQVYALKNSLTSRPVQAEVDTLENISPPRRVRISDVNDSSITLTWRSKTETISGFLVEATPTTSTTGYIPIQKNIGPDLRSYTITGLESGTTYKINIYTLKGNGRSPPFTLTATTAKPLVIPPTNIRFTSLNPNSISFTWEPSRSPGVTGYYVTYEEAGGLPRELIPRPHAGQSYAIINGLKPGTEYVIKIVSLQNALRSTPLVGKARTQPVTDHLLVPELPQLPVSHRPTTDILDVPESFNDKIFDTNHVHLAGTSGQSQPGQHGQHIYTEYQNLGPNNGFHGPYGGPKEGQRPTLREPLVYIPAAGPDGNRIPLVKVSDGPLPGLAFGFPDNETELPQEAQTVTTISWQPIPQTSEYEVSCNPITHLEEMGFQMRLPGTSNSATLIGLTSGASYNVLVEAMRGGAKEKVLDEVVTVGNAVPGDIPITTNRDVCYDTFTQTYHEVGSEWERMSETGFKLWCRCLGLGSGHFRCDSSKWCHDNGNNYRIGEKWDRHAENGQMMSCTCQGNGKGEFKCEPHESTCYDDGKMYHVGNQWQKEYLGAICTCTCHGGQQGWRCENCRRPGGNTDVDADLLQPVHTDAFDRYRENALRKLNIQCPIECLRPELLADAQSPSE; translated from the exons ATGACCGGCAGCACCATAGCCAGGGTGCTGGTTGCGCTCTGCATCGGGAGCGCGGTGAACTGCATGCCCAGAGTAACGAACAGGGACCGGCGACAATCGCAGCAGCATCACGTCTCCTCAGTTTCTCAgg ATGGTTGTTTAGAAAATGGCCACTACTATGCCGTTAACGACCAGTGGGAACGGCCGTATTTGGGCAGCATCCTGGTGTGTACCTGCAATGGAGTCGGTGGCATCAAGTGCAAAAGCAAACCTGAAG CAGAGGAAAGGTGCTTTGATAAGATCAACCAGCAGTCCTACACTGTGGGGGAAACCTACGAGAGACCCAAGGACAACATGATCTGGGACTGTACCTGCATCGGGTCCGGGAGAGGAAAGATCAGCTGCACCATTGCCA ACCGCTGTCACGAGGGCGGGGCTTCGTACAAGATCGGTGACACCTGGAGGAGACCCCACGAGACGGGAGGCTACATGTTGGAGTGTGTCTGTTTGGGTAACGGCAAAGGAGAGTGGACCTGCAAACCTGTCG CTGAGCGTTGCTATGACAACACGGCGGGAACATCCTACGTTGTCGGGGAGACCTGGGAGAAGCCGTATCAGGGCTGGATGGTGGTGGACTGCACCTGTATGGGAGAGGGAAGTGGACGCATCACATGCACCTCCAGAA ATCGCTGCAACGACCAGGATACCTTGTCCTCCTACCGCATCGGAGATACCTGGACCAAAACAGACGCCCAAGGCCACATGCTCCAGTGTCTGTGCACAGGCAACGGCCGAGGGGAGTGGAAGTGTGAGCGACATGCTTCACTTCACACCACTGGCCTGG GCACCGGCTCCCGTGTGATCACCAACATCCAGCCCGCCGTCTACCAGCCCGCCACTGTGCCCGAGCTCCCCCAGGAGGGACCCTGTCGGACGGATACGGGCCTGTCGTACTTCATCGGCCAGCGCTGGATTAAGAACCAGGGGACCAAACAGATGATCTGTACCTGTCTCGGCAATGGAGTCAGCTGTGAACAGTGGG ACGGACCAGCTCCGGTCTACGGTGGCAACTCTGGTGGTCAGCCCTGCGTGTTTCCCTTCGTCTACAAGGGGAAGACGTACCACTCCTGTATCTCTGATGGACGCAGCGATGGACAGCTCTGGTGCTCCACCTCCTCTGACTTCGAGACGGACCAGAAATATTCTTTCTGCACAGAGAAGAATG TAATGGTGGCAACACGCGGCGGTAATTCTAAAGGTGCTCTGTGCCAGTTCCCCTTCCTCTACAATGGCCGAAACTACACCGACTGTACCGCAGAGGGACGCAGAGATGGCATGAAATGGTGCGGCACCACAACTAACTATGATGACGAGCAGCGTTTCGGGTTCTGCCCCATGGCTg CTCATGAAGAGGTCTGTACGACCAATGATGGAGTGATGTACCGCGTGGGAGACCAGTGGGACAAACGGCACGATGTCCTGGGCCACATGATGAGATGTACCTGCGTCGGCAACGGCCGAGGAGAATGGAGTTGTGTCGCTTACTCCCAGcttaaag ACCAGTGTATCGTGGATGGTCTGACCTATGAGGTGAACCAAACCTTCACCAAACAACACGAGGAAGGCTACACCATGAACTGCACCTGCTTTGGACAGGGACGTGGCCGCTGGAAGTGTGACGCCATTG ACCAGTGCCAGGAGCCGGAGACGAGAGCCTTCTATCAGATCGGAGAGTCTTGGGATAAAGTCATCCATGGGATCATGTACAAGTGCTACTGCTACGGCAATGGGATTGGAGAACTCAGCTGCGAGCCCCAGCAGTCCTACCCTG gtggTAACCGTCCTGTCCAGGTAATCATCACGGAAACTGGAAACCAACCCAACTCCCACCCTATTCAGTGGAATGCCCCACAGTCTGCTCACATCACCCGGTACATCCTCAAATGGAGAGTG aaaaacaccCAGAACCCGTGGAGAGAGGTGTTGATTCCTGGCCATCTTAACTCCTACACCATCTCTGGTCTGAAGCCAGGCATCACATACGAGGGTCAGCTCATCAGCGTGCTGCGGTTTGGACGCCAAGAGCTCACACGCTTCGATTTTACCACCAATTATGGATCAT TGGCTACTTCACAAGGCGAGACCACCCAGCCTCCGCCTGTGGTTGACATCTCAGAGTCGGTGACTGAAATTACCTCCAGCAGCTTTGTCATCTCCTGGGTCTCCGCCTCCGACACAGTCTCTGGCTTCAGAGTAGAGTATGAGCTCAATGAGCAGGGACAGGGCACTGGACAACCCATGGTGCTAG ACTTGCCCCGTACAACTACCTCAGTGAACATTGCTGAGCTTCTACCTGGGAGGAAGTACACTGTAAACGTCTATGAGGTTACAGATACTGGAGAGGACAACCTCATTCTCACTACTTCACAGACCACTG CACCTGATGCTCCTGTTGAGCACGAAGTGGAGGATGTTGGAGATTCTTCCATTGTGATCAGCTGGGACAAACCACTGGCTCCCATCACTG GTTATCGCGTCGTCTATACACCATCAGTAGAGGGTGAAAGCACAGAGCTGAATCTCCCCGACACGGCAACATCTGTGACTCTGAGTGACCTCCGACCTGGAAGGATGTATAACATTAGCATCTACGCTGTGGAGGACAGCCTGGAGAGTGAGCCTATCTTTTTACAGGTCAACACCTCTGGAGATCCGCTGCCAG ATGAAGTTTCCTCTCCCACAGACCTGCAGTTCTTCGAGATTTCAGATAAAAAAATCGTTCTGACCTGGTCCGGCCCAGCCGGTGACATCTCAGGCTACCGGGTCACCGCCGTACCTGTTGATGAGTCTGGTACTCCGCAGAGGGAGATGACTCTTCCTGTCATTGAAAACTCCTACATTGAAGTGTCACACCTGGAGCCTGGAACGCTTTACCGCTTCAACATCTACAGCATTCACAATGGAGAGGAAAGTTTACCGCTTATTGGAGAGCAAACTACAA AGCCCGACGCTCCTACCGATATCCATTTCACCAACGTGACTGAAGACAGTGCTGTGATGATGTGGTTTGCCCCCCGTGCCAAAATCACTGGCTACCGGCTCTTCCTCACCCTCGAGGGCTCGACCCCCAAGCAGCTGCGCCTGCCCTCCCGCCTCACTCAGTACACCCTCCTCAACCTGAAGCCTTACACAGAGTACACTGCCACGCTACACGCGGAGCAAGATAATACACTGAGTGAAGGAGAGACGGCTGTGTTTACCACCA CCCCACCAATGGGCAACGCTCCTCATTTCAGCACTGATGTGACGGACACCTCAATCGTAATCTCCTGGACTCCAGTTCCCCACATTGGATACAAG CTGACAGTACGACCCAGTCAGGGCGGAGAAGCCCCCAGAGACGTGACCTCCGACTCAGGGAGTATTTACGTTTCCGGCCTGACTCCGGGAGTGGAGTACACCTACAGCGTCCAGCCAGTAATAGACGGCCACGAGCAGGGAACACCAGTCACACGCCGTGTTGTCACAC CTCTGTCTCCTCCCACTGATCTCAACCTGGAGTCTAACCCAGGCACTGGAGAGCTCGTAGTCCAGTGGAACGGGGCCAGTAcaccag ACATCACTGGCTACAAAGTGACGTGCACTCCCACCAATGGGCAGGAAGGAAACAGTGTGGAGGAGTTTGTGGAGGTGGGGCAGAACTCCTGCACCCTGGAGAACCTCAGTCCAGGAGTGGAGTACAACATCAGTGTTGTTACTGTTAAGGATGATATGGAGAGCACTCCGATATCAACTACAATCACACCAG ACGTCCCAAAGCTGACAGACCTCAGCTTCCAGGACGTGAGCGACACCACCATCAGTCTCAGCTGGTCACCGCTCAACACCACAGCCATCACTGGTTACAGGATCACGGTGGTTGCAGCCGGCGAGAGCGTACCCATCTTCGAGGACATGGTTCTGCCGACGACCGGTCAATATACCGTTTACGGACTGGAGCCTGGTATCGGCTATGACATCAGCGTGACCACTATCACGGAGAATGGCGAGAGCGAGCCCACCACAGTCACACAGCAGACCT CTGTACCAGCCCCCACCGATTTGGCCTTTGGCCAGGTTGGGACAGACAGTTTGGAGGTCACCTGGGTGTCTCCCCGTGTCCCCAACAGTGCTGACATCAACAACTTCCTCGTCAG GTATCATCCCATTGACGATGAAGATGACATTACAGAAACCAGCGTAGACGATGGAAGTAACAGAGTGGTGCTCAGGA ACTTGCTGCCTCACACAGAGTACCTGGTGAgcgttgtgtgtgtttatgagcagagagagagctccCCCCTTGTGGGCACCAAGAAAACAG CTCTGGATTCACCAGTTGGCCTTCGTTTCTCTGAGATCTTTACCAACTCCTTCACCATCCACTGGCTCGCTCCCCAGAGCAAAATTACCGGTTATCGTATCCGCTACCAGATGGCCAGCGGCGGAAGGGCCAAGGACGAGAGGCTGCCCCCATCCAGGAACCACTTCACCCTGACAGGTCTCACCGCAGACACCGAGTACTTGGTGAACATCTTTGCAGTGAGCCGGACAGAGGAGAGCCAGCCGCTCAGTGGGAAACAGAAGACAA tCTCTGATGCTCCCACAGACCTGGAAGTGCTCGACTCCACCCCCACCAGCATCACCGTCCGCTGGGATTCTCCACCTGTCACTGTGCGCTACTACAGGATCACTCATGGAGAGACAG GAGGTCACAGTAACCCTAAGGAGTTCACAGTGCCGGGCTCTCAGTCCACTGCCACAATCAAGAACCTGAAGCCTGGTACCGACTACATCATCACTGTCTATGCTGTGACTGGTAGAGGAGACAGCCCTGCATCCAGCACGCCAATCTATGTCACACACAAGAcaa GTGTCGACTCTCCTTCTGATATGGAGGTGATGGATGTGAAAGACAACAGCGTGACAGTGAGGTGGAGCCCTGCTCAGGGCCCGATCAAGGGATACAGGGTGACTGGCGTCCCCAGAAATGGACAGGGGCCATCTTTCACAGAGGTGGTGGCTCCAG ACCAGACTGAGATCACTTTCTCAGGACTGATGCCCACAGCAGAGTACGTTTTGAGTGTGTACGCTCTTGGACAAGATGGCGAGAGCTCTCCCATGGTTGTGAACGCTTTAACAA ATATAGACCATCCCAAGGACCTGACCTTCTCAGACATCGACTCCACCTCACTGCGGATCACCTGGGACAGTCCTGAGGGAATTGTTTCATCCTACCGGGTCTTATATTCAAGTTCggaggagggtgagagagagcTGCTTCCTGCTCCCAGAGGCGATGCTGAGTCCACTATTATCTATGGTCTGCAGCCTGGCACTGAGTATACCGTGAAGGTCATCGCTCTGCATGATGGCACATCCAGCACACCACTGGTCGGGACACAAGCTACAG CCATCTCACCGCCCACCAACCTCCAGTTCTCCCAGGTCACTCCCACCTCTTTCATTATGCGTTGGTCTGGGCCGGGTCAGGACAACCGACTGACTGGCCTGAAAGGCCTCACGGGCTACCGTGTCGTGGTGAACCCCAAAAACAAGTCCGGTCCTACCAAGGAGATGAACCTGGCCCCAGATGCCTCACAGGCACACATCTCTGGACTCATG GTTGCAACTACCTATGAAGTCCAAGTTTATGCCTTGAAAAACTCTCTGACCAGCAGGCCAGTCCAAGCAGAGGTCGACACTCTGGAAA ACATCAGCCCCCCTCGTCGCGTACGTATCTCTGACGTGAACGACTCTTCCATCACTCTGACCTGGCGCTCTAAGACAGAAACCATCTCCGGCTTCCTGGTTGAGGCCACACCCACCACCTCCACTACAGGCTACATACCCATTCAGAAGAACATCGGCCCTGACCTGCGTTCATACACTATTACAG GTCTGGAGTCAGGCACCACCTACAAGATCAATATCTATACACTGAAAGGAAATGGACGCAGCCCTCCTTTTACACTCACTGCCACCACAG CCAAACCGTTGGTCATTCCACCCACCAACATCCGCTTCACCTCCCTGAACCCCAACAGCATCTCCTTCACCTGGGAGCCATCACGCAGTCCAGGGGTTACTGGGTATTACGTCACCTATGAGGAGGCCGGAGGTTTGCCGCGAGAACTTATCCCCAGACCCCATGCAGGCCAAAGCTACGCCATTATCAATG GTCTGAAACCAGGAACTGAGTACGTCATTAAGATTGTCTCCCTGCAGAATGCTTTGAGAAGCACACCTCTGGTGGGCAAAGCCAGAACAC AGCCAGTTACAGATCATCTATTGGTCCCTGAGCTGCCACAGCTTCCTGTTTCTCACCGACCCACCACTGACATCCTGGATGTTCCAGAGTCCTTCAATGACAAGAT TTTCGACACCAACCACGTTCACTTGGCTGGCACTAGTGGCCAGAGCCAGCCAGGCCAGCATGGTCAGCACATCTACACAGAGTACCAGAACCTGGGCCCCAATAACGGTTTTCATGGCCCCTACGGTGGACCCAAAGAAGGACAAAGACCAACTCTCAGAGAACCACTGGTCTATATTCCTGCAGCAGGTCCTGATGGAAACAGAATACCTTTGGTGAAG GTGAGCGATGGTCCTCTGCCAGGTCTTGCGTTTGGGTTCCCCGACAATGAAACTGAGTTGCCTCAAGAAGCACAGACAGTCACAACCATCTCCTGGCAGCCCATTCCTCAGACTTCAGAGTATGAGGTGTCCTGCAACCCTATTACACACCTGGAGGAGATGGGCTTCcag ATGCGTCTTCCTGGCACCTCCAACAGTGCCACACTGATTGGACTGACATCCGGAGCGTCCTATAATGTCTTAGTGGAAGCCATGAGGGGCGGGGCTAAAGAGAAGGTTCTGGATGAAGTCGTGACCGTTGGCAATGCTG TTCCAGGTGACATCCCCATCACCACCAACAGGGATGTGTGTTACGACACATTCACCCAAACCTACCACGAGGTGGGCTCAGAGTGGGAGCGCATGTCTGAGACAGGCTTCAAGCTCTGGTGTCGCTGCCTGGGGCTGGGCAGCGGCCATTTTAGGTGTGATTCATCCA AGTGGTGTCATGACAACGGTAATAACTACAGAATCGGTGAGAAGTGGGATCGCCACGCTGAGAACGGTCAGATGATGAGCTGCACCTGCCAGGGCAACGGCAAGGGCGAATTCAAATGTGAACCTC ATGAGTCTACGTGCTATGACGATGGGAAAATGTACCATGTAGGAAACCAGTGGCAGAAGGAATACCTGGGCGCCATCTGTACTTGTACCTGCCACGGAGGACAGCAG GGCTGGCGTTGTGAGAACTGCAGAAGACCGGGAGGAAATACCGATGTGGACGCTGATCTACTTCAACCTGTTCATACAGATGCCTTCGACCGGTACAGAGAAAACGCTCTACGTAAACTG AACATCCAATGTCCAATTGAATGTTTGAGGCCGGAGCTGCTCGCAGACGCTCAGAGTCCCTCGGAGTAG